One Trichormus variabilis 0441 genomic window, GTGCTGATATTAGAAAAGGCTAACATACGTCGGAGTGGTGCGATCGCAATGGGGATGGATGGCGTAAACACCGCAGTCATCCCCGGACATTCCACCCCAGAACAGTACGTCCGGGAAATCACCCTCGCTAACGATGGTATTCTCAACCAAAAAGCTATATATCAAACAGGTAAATTAGGTCACGAAGTCATTCAAGAATTAGAAAGCTGGGGCGTGAAATTTCAAAAAGATGCCCAAGGTAATTATGACTTAAAACAAGTGCATCGTGTGGGTAAATACGTCTTACCCATGCCAGAAGGTAAAGACCTGAAAACCATCCTCACCCGCCAAGTTAAACGCCACAAAGTCAAAGTCACAAACCGTGTGATGGCTACTCGTATTTTAGTCAAAGACGGACGTGCTGTTGGCGCGGTAGGATTTGATGTGAGAAACGGCGACTACATAATCATTCAAGCCAAAGCCGTCATTTTGTGTACAGGCGCTTGTGGCAGACTCGGCTTACCCGCTTCCGGCTATCTCTACGGCACTTACGAAAATCCTACCAACGCTGGCGATGGCTATTCAATGGCTTATCACGCAGGCGCAGAACTCAGCAACATTGAATGTTTTCAAATTAATCCCTTAATTAAAGATTACAACGGCCCTGCCTGCGCCTATGTCGCTGGGCCATTTGGCGCACATACAGCCAACGCCGAAGGAAATCGCTTCATTAGTTGCGACTATTGGAGTGGTCAAATGATGTTGGAAATCTGGAAAGAATTAAACTCAGGAAAAGGGCCAGTCCAACTCAAAATGACCCATCTTGATGAAGATACAATTGCCGAAATTGAATCTATACTTTGGGCAAATGAAAGACCAAGTAGAGAACGTTTTCATCAAGGGAGAAATGAAGATTACCGCACCCACGGCGTAGAAATGCACATTTCTGAAATCGGCTTATGTAGTGGTCATAGTGCTTCTGGGGTGTGGGTAAATGAAAACGCCCAAACCACAGTTCCCGGTCTATATGCAGCCGGCGACATGGCCAGCGTTCCCCATAATTATATGATTGGCGCATTTGTTTTTGGTCGCATAGCCGGAACTCATGCCATTGAATATATTCAAGATTTAGATTTTGTCGAACCAGATGCCGAGTTTCTAGAAACAGAAAAAGCCAGAATTTATGCCCCATTAACTAGAGCAAATGGCATACCCCATACTCAAGTAGAATATAAACTCAGACGCTTAGTTAATGATTATCTCCAACCACCGAAATCAGGCAACAAAATAGAGATTGGCTTGAAACAGTTTGTTCAATATCAACAAACATTAGATTTAATGGGTGCGCGTGACCCCCATGAATTAATGCGTTCTCTGGAAGTACATTTTATTCGAGACTGTGCAGAAATGGCAGCCAGAGCATCATTATATCGTCAAGAAACTCGTTGGGGACTATATCATTACCGCTTAGATTATCCAGAAAAAAATGATGATGAATGGTTCTGTCACGTCAATTTAAAGAAAGACGATTCAGGACAAATGGTATTATTCAAGCGTCCTGTAGAGCCTTATATTGTGGAAGTAGATACAGTTAAAGAATTATACAGTGTAGCTGTAAAGTGAGGCACTAAAAAAACGTGAATTCGACGGAACCTAACCCCAACCCCTTCCCTACAAGGGAAGGGGCTGGAAATCTATAACTGAGTACCAAATAATCAGGGTTTTAAGCCTCTCCCCGATGCGGGGAGAGGTTTGGAGAGGGGTTCTTCCGAATTTATCGAACTCACGTTAAAAAGCATAAATAAATAGTTCTAGGAAAGCGTAACGTACATCAATGATTCAATTAGTAAAATGCTTGAATTAATTAAACCAACTTATAATTTATATTCAGAGTTTATTGATATGGTAGCAGAATATCAAAAACATGGTGAGTCACGCCTATTTGATCAGAATAATTTAACGTTAATTCAAGAAGATTTTTCAGCCTACATCCAATACTTAGAAAATAATTCAAAAGGTATTGATTTAAAACCTGGTTTTGTACCTGCAACAACTTTTTGGTTGGTGGCACAGAGCAAGATTATTTTGGGCGAAAGCCAATTACGTCATTGGTTAATACCTACATTGGAACGTCGAGGAGGACATATTGGATATATGATTCGCCCTCTCCAAAGAAGGAAAGGATATGGTACACAAATACTAACTAAGACTTTAGAAAAAGCTAGAAATATGGGCTTAAGTCGCGTTCTTTTAACCTGCAATAAAGATAATGTTGCTTCCGCCAGTGTAATTCAAAAAAATCAAGGTCAATTGACAAGTGAAGAATTTGTGGAAAATTCTGACATAATTATTTCCCGTTATTGGATTGATTTATGAAAATCTAATTTAGTTCTAATAAAATAAAAATGAGTTATCAAGCCATAATTTTTGATCTCGACAATACACTGTTAAATTTTGAACTATGTGAACGTCAAGCAATTCTTGGCGCGTTATCAGATTGTGCAGTATCTTTAGATATATATAAAATAACTGAGACTATTTTTTTAGAAGTATTTGAAAGCTATAATTCTCAGTATTGGCAAAAGAGAGATGTTTTATCTCCTATCGAAATAACAGAATTATCTTATCAAAGCACACTGGCTCACTTAAATATAAACACAGATAAAACTAACCATCTCAGTCAAAGCTTTTGGCATATTTTTAATCATTCAGCCGTCACAGAATCTGGTGTATATGAACTTCTAACCTTCCTGAAACGCAATTATCGTTTAGCTGTCATTACCAATGGTTTTATATCAGCACAAGTACCAAGGATGCAGGCTGCGGGAATTGATCACTTTTTTGAGGAGGTGGTAGTTTCGGAAGCAATTGGTTTTGCTAAACCATCACCGGAAATATTTCATTATGCTTTATCAAAGTTAGATTTAACGCCATCACAAGTCCTTTATGTTGGAGATTCTCTAAGTCATGACTATGCAGGTACAACACAAGTCAATATTGATTTTTGTTACTACAACAGAAAAAATCAAGCTTTACCAAAAGAAGTTAAACCAAAATTTATCGTAAATCAACTTTTAGATTTACTAGAACTAGTCAAATAATTTTTAACCATTGAATATTTCCCAAAAATGTCTATTTATAATTCCATCGGTAAACAATATTCCCAAACTCGTGTTCCTGACATTCGCATCGTCAATGCAATAATTAATCTACTCAATTTACCAAAGGGTAGCGTTATCGCTGATATTGGTGCTGGTACTGGTGGTTATAGTGTAGCCTTGGCTAACCAAGGATTGTTTGTTTATGCTGTTGAACCTTCTATTGTGATGCGACAGCAAGCGGTTGTACATCCTCAAGTGGAATGGTTTACTGGCTATGCAGAAAATTTAGCTTTACCAGATAAATCTGTTGATGGTGTTATCAGTATTTTAGCGATACATCACTTTTCGCATCTTGAAAAATCCTTCCAAGAAATGCAAAGAATTATTAGAGATGGGACAATCGTTTTACTAACTTTTGATATTAGACTCGCTCAAAGAATTTGGCTGTATGATTATTTTCCCTTTTTGTGGGAAGACGCTTTACGATTTTTACCCCTTGACGAACAAATTAATTTACTTCAGGAAAATACTAAAAGGCGTGTTGAAGCCATACCATTTTTATTACCACACGACTTGTCTGATTTATTCGCCGCCGCAGCTTGGAGACGACCAGAATTATATCTGAAAGCCGAAGTACGGGCGGGTATATCATCTTTTGCGTTAGCTAATCAAGATTTAGTAGAAAAAGGATTAGAGTTACTTACAGCCGATTTAAATAATGGAGAATGGATAAGAAAATATGGTGAAATTCATCATCTGCAAGAAATTGATATAGGCTATCGCTTTATTTATACAACACTCGATAAATGATGATGGGTAATAATTATGGTAAATAAAGTTGCTTTAGTTGAAGAGGTTACAATTAAACAAGCTAATATTAAAGATGCAGAAAGAATTACTACCCTTGGTGAACAACTAGGATATTCCCTCACAATTCAACAGGTAGAGCAACGTTTGAATAAAATTCAAAACGATGCAGAACATATTGTTTATGTTGCAACTTTAGCAAATGAATATGTAATTGGTTGGGCGCACGCTCATATTTGTGATTTACTCATTATGCCAAAGCAAGCAATTCTTTTAGGCTTAGTGGTAGATAAAGATTATCATCATCACGGAATTGGTCGTTATTTAATGCAGTATATTGAACAATGGGCTGTCTTAAAAGAATGTGATGGTGTAATGTTACGGTCTAATATTAAACGCAAAGAGGCATATTTATTTTATGAGAAAATTGGTTATATCAATATCAAACAGTCATTAGCTTTTTATAAGCAATTAATTTAATGTCTAAATTATAAAATTGGAGCATGATGTTATGGCTTTAATCAATCAAAGAGTAGATGTACCTGTAATTGTTGATGAATCAAAATGTTTGGAAAAATGTACGGCTTGTATTGAGGTTTGTCCTTTAGATGTGTTGGCTAAGAATCCAGAGACGGGGAAAGCATATATGAAATATGATGAGTGTTGGTTTTGTTTACCTTGTGAAAAGGAATGTCCTGCTAATGCTATTACGGTGCAGATTCCTTTTTTGTTGCGGTAATTATGTAAATTTATATCACGCAGAGGCGCGGAGAGTAAGAGTTAGAGGAGAGATTAAATTATGTCTATAAGTGCTGATTCTGAATTAAATCAATGGTTGGAAATGTTGCGATCGCCTGATGTCAATGACCGCTTAGTAGCTGTAAAAACTCTACAGCATCTCGGCGAAGAAGAGACAATTGATGCTT contains:
- a CDS encoding GNAT family N-acetyltransferase, with the translated sequence MVNKVALVEEVTIKQANIKDAERITTLGEQLGYSLTIQQVEQRLNKIQNDAEHIVYVATLANEYVIGWAHAHICDLLIMPKQAILLGLVVDKDYHHHGIGRYLMQYIEQWAVLKECDGVMLRSNIKRKEAYLFYEKIGYINIKQSLAFYKQLI
- a CDS encoding GNAT family N-acetyltransferase; its protein translation is MLELIKPTYNLYSEFIDMVAEYQKHGESRLFDQNNLTLIQEDFSAYIQYLENNSKGIDLKPGFVPATTFWLVAQSKIILGESQLRHWLIPTLERRGGHIGYMIRPLQRRKGYGTQILTKTLEKARNMGLSRVLLTCNKDNVASASVIQKNQGQLTSEEFVENSDIIISRYWIDL
- a CDS encoding class I SAM-dependent methyltransferase translates to MSIYNSIGKQYSQTRVPDIRIVNAIINLLNLPKGSVIADIGAGTGGYSVALANQGLFVYAVEPSIVMRQQAVVHPQVEWFTGYAENLALPDKSVDGVISILAIHHFSHLEKSFQEMQRIIRDGTIVLLTFDIRLAQRIWLYDYFPFLWEDALRFLPLDEQINLLQENTKRRVEAIPFLLPHDLSDLFAAAAWRRPELYLKAEVRAGISSFALANQDLVEKGLELLTADLNNGEWIRKYGEIHHLQEIDIGYRFIYTTLDK
- a CDS encoding 4Fe-4S dicluster domain-containing protein; this translates as MALINQRVDVPVIVDESKCLEKCTACIEVCPLDVLAKNPETGKAYMKYDECWFCLPCEKECPANAITVQIPFLLR
- a CDS encoding HAD family hydrolase; the encoded protein is MSYQAIIFDLDNTLLNFELCERQAILGALSDCAVSLDIYKITETIFLEVFESYNSQYWQKRDVLSPIEITELSYQSTLAHLNINTDKTNHLSQSFWHIFNHSAVTESGVYELLTFLKRNYRLAVITNGFISAQVPRMQAAGIDHFFEEVVVSEAIGFAKPSPEIFHYALSKLDLTPSQVLYVGDSLSHDYAGTTQVNIDFCYYNRKNQALPKEVKPKFIVNQLLDLLELVK
- a CDS encoding fumarate reductase/succinate dehydrogenase flavoprotein subunit — its product is MDINTQKIKTDVLVIGGGTAGTMAGIKAKQANPDAEVLILEKANIRRSGAIAMGMDGVNTAVIPGHSTPEQYVREITLANDGILNQKAIYQTGKLGHEVIQELESWGVKFQKDAQGNYDLKQVHRVGKYVLPMPEGKDLKTILTRQVKRHKVKVTNRVMATRILVKDGRAVGAVGFDVRNGDYIIIQAKAVILCTGACGRLGLPASGYLYGTYENPTNAGDGYSMAYHAGAELSNIECFQINPLIKDYNGPACAYVAGPFGAHTANAEGNRFISCDYWSGQMMLEIWKELNSGKGPVQLKMTHLDEDTIAEIESILWANERPSRERFHQGRNEDYRTHGVEMHISEIGLCSGHSASGVWVNENAQTTVPGLYAAGDMASVPHNYMIGAFVFGRIAGTHAIEYIQDLDFVEPDAEFLETEKARIYAPLTRANGIPHTQVEYKLRRLVNDYLQPPKSGNKIEIGLKQFVQYQQTLDLMGARDPHELMRSLEVHFIRDCAEMAARASLYRQETRWGLYHYRLDYPEKNDDEWFCHVNLKKDDSGQMVLFKRPVEPYIVEVDTVKELYSVAVK